A single genomic interval of Asinibacterium sp. OR53 harbors:
- the rpsI gene encoding 30S ribosomal protein S9, which translates to MEKQKNAVGRRKEAVTRVFISKGEGKITVNDRDYKEYFPLVYLQNQVEAPLKTADVFGKYDVVINATGGGLKGQAEAAKLGIARALLEVNAEFRPALKAEGQLKRDPRGVERKKFGHKKARRSYQFSKR; encoded by the coding sequence ATGGAAAAACAAAAAAACGCAGTTGGTCGCCGTAAAGAAGCCGTTACCCGCGTATTCATCAGCAAGGGTGAGGGTAAGATCACTGTAAATGACAGGGACTATAAAGAATATTTTCCGCTGGTATACCTGCAGAACCAGGTGGAAGCTCCGCTGAAAACTGCCGATGTGTTTGGCAAGTACGATGTGGTAATCAATGCAACCGGTGGTGGTTTGAAAGGCCAGGCCGAAGCAGCCAAACTGGGTATTGCCCGTGCATTGCTTGAAGTGAATGCTGAATTCCGTCCTGCGCTGAAAGCAGAAGGTCAGTTGAAGCGTGATCCCCGTGGTGTTGAACGTAAGAAATTCGGTCACAAGAAAGCACGTAGAAGCTACCAGTTCAGCAAGCGTTAA
- the rplM gene encoding 50S ribosomal protein L13: MSKLHFTTKHANAATVQHNWYVVDGTNQTVGRIASKIAAALRGKNKAYYTPHVDCGDYVIVINAEKVVFTGNKFEDKQYINFSGYPGGKKEEAAQDLIRRRPEVIMERAVKGMLPKNRLGRKMIKKLFVYAGPNHPHAAQQPKEFKF, translated from the coding sequence ATGAGTAAACTTCATTTCACTACAAAGCATGCGAATGCGGCTACCGTGCAGCACAACTGGTACGTGGTTGACGGTACTAATCAAACCGTAGGTCGTATTGCATCCAAGATCGCTGCTGCTCTTCGCGGTAAGAACAAAGCGTATTATACACCTCACGTAGACTGCGGTGATTATGTCATTGTTATCAATGCAGAAAAGGTAGTCTTCACCGGTAACAAGTTCGAAGACAAACAATACATCAACTTCTCTGGTTACCCCGGTGGTAAGAAAGAAGAAGCTGCCCAGGACCTGATCAGGCGTCGTCCTGAAGTGATCATGGAAAGAGCGGTAAAAGGCATGCTGCCTAAGAACCGCCTGGGTCGCAAAATGATCAAGAAACTGTTCGTGTATGCTGGTCCCAACCATCCGCATGCTGCACAGCAACCCAAAGAATTTAAATTCTAA
- a CDS encoding type II toxin-antitoxin system HigB family toxin: MLIINGRLLDSFALAHASTRKSLAAWKKATKEASWKKKQDILFSFPNAKVLGNNRARFEIQHNKYRLIAEVFYEDGLVEVRFIGTHTEYDKIDPLTV; encoded by the coding sequence ATGCTTATTATCAACGGAAGGTTACTGGATTCTTTTGCTCTTGCTCATGCTTCTACAAGAAAAAGTCTGGCAGCATGGAAAAAAGCAACCAAAGAAGCTTCCTGGAAAAAGAAACAGGATATACTTTTTTCTTTTCCCAATGCAAAAGTCCTGGGCAATAACAGGGCAAGATTCGAGATACAACACAATAAATACCGTCTGATTGCCGAAGTGTTTTATGAAGATGGGTTGGTGGAAGTAAGGTTCATCGGCACGCATACGGAATATGATAAAATCGATCCTTTAACTGTATAA
- a CDS encoding type II toxin-antitoxin system HigA family antitoxin — protein MSDWFFIENESEYQKAMERFQEIKYAEKGSMEYREKMLLAHLIDRYEDRTSSLPELDPIEFIKIRMEDFGYKATDLAKAYGDKGTVSKVLNYKQPLSLTMIRKFSEILHIPVEALIKEYKLQS, from the coding sequence ATGTCAGATTGGTTCTTTATCGAAAACGAATCCGAATACCAAAAAGCCATGGAGCGTTTTCAGGAAATTAAATACGCTGAAAAAGGCAGTATGGAGTACAGGGAGAAAATGTTACTCGCTCACCTCATCGATCGTTATGAAGACAGAACATCTTCTCTCCCCGAATTAGACCCCATCGAATTCATTAAAATTCGAATGGAAGACTTTGGCTATAAAGCCACTGATCTTGCCAAAGCATACGGAGACAAAGGCACCGTAAGCAAGGTGTTGAATTATAAACAACCGCTTTCTTTAACGATGATCCGGAAATTTAGTGAGATATTGCACATCCCTGTTGAAGCGTTGATCAAAGAATATAAACTTCAATCCTAG
- a CDS encoding amidohydrolase family protein, which yields MAFRKLQATQLFTGSEMRGNDAVLVIDETGVIKDLVSLADAGDNVESYKGILSPGFINCHCHLELSHMKGLIPEQTGLVDFVFHVITQRHFPDAEILEHITRAEDEMLQNGIVAVGDICNNTLTIPQKQLQQLAYYNFIEVSGWLPALAEQRFQRSFGYYQEFKNLNACNPRSLSPHAPYSVSEELWHLLQPHFNNKTITIHNQETAFEDELFEKGSGGFSRMYEMMQLDTAFFKPTGKTSLQSYYSQLSNARQVLLVHNTFTKEPDLLFAKSQAIANRQTLFHCLCINANRYIENSVPPVQLLRGYDCTIVLGTDSLASNHSLSILAELQSITKYFPQVPLNELLRWATLNGAKALQMEDELGSFAKGKRPGVVLLEGSDGKIDEATTVRRIL from the coding sequence TTGGCATTCAGAAAACTCCAGGCAACACAGCTTTTTACCGGATCGGAGATGCGCGGTAATGATGCTGTACTGGTTATCGATGAAACCGGGGTCATCAAAGACCTGGTATCCCTGGCAGATGCCGGTGATAACGTTGAATCTTACAAGGGCATCCTTTCACCTGGATTTATCAACTGTCATTGTCACCTGGAGCTCAGTCACATGAAGGGTTTGATACCCGAACAAACAGGACTGGTCGATTTTGTTTTCCATGTGATCACCCAACGGCATTTCCCTGATGCTGAAATACTGGAACATATTACCCGTGCAGAAGATGAAATGCTGCAAAACGGTATTGTAGCGGTGGGGGATATCTGTAACAATACACTCACCATTCCGCAAAAACAGTTACAGCAACTGGCATATTATAATTTCATTGAAGTAAGCGGCTGGCTCCCCGCCCTGGCAGAACAGCGATTCCAACGGTCTTTCGGGTATTACCAGGAATTCAAAAACCTGAATGCCTGTAATCCTCGTTCGCTCTCCCCCCATGCGCCTTATTCGGTTTCCGAAGAATTGTGGCATTTGTTACAACCTCATTTCAACAATAAAACCATCACCATACATAACCAGGAAACGGCTTTCGAAGATGAACTGTTCGAAAAAGGCAGCGGCGGTTTCTCCCGTATGTATGAAATGATGCAATTGGATACGGCTTTCTTTAAACCCACTGGCAAGACCAGTCTGCAATCTTATTACAGCCAGTTATCGAATGCCCGGCAAGTACTCCTCGTTCACAATACATTCACTAAAGAGCCCGACCTGTTATTTGCTAAAAGCCAGGCAATCGCTAACAGGCAGACCCTGTTTCATTGCCTATGCATCAATGCAAACCGTTATATCGAAAACAGTGTTCCTCCGGTTCAACTCCTGCGCGGCTACGATTGTACCATCGTGTTGGGCACAGACAGCCTGGCCAGTAACCACAGCCTAAGTATTCTTGCAGAACTTCAATCGATCACTAAATATTTCCCCCAGGTGCCGCTCAACGAATTATTGCGATGGGCAACCCTCAACGGCGCAAAAGCATTGCAGATGGAAGATGAACTGGGAAGCTTTGCCAAAGGCAAGAGGCCGGGCGTTGTATTACTCGAGGGCAGTGATGGGAAGATTGATGAAGCTACTACTGTTCGGAGGATATTATAG
- the recO gene encoding DNA repair protein RecO — protein sequence MIHATKGIVLRTVKYGDTSVITTVYTELFGVQSYIVKGVRQSSKTSAGKAVYFQPAAILEMEVYHNELKQLQFVKEFQWAYLYERLLFDVMRNAVAMYVIELLQHSLKQPEANPELFYLIEDTLKQLDKGSDTLVANLPLYFILHLGSELGFQMQGTYHAQTPVLDLQEGIFIREKPAHPYYIESRLAEVAGQLLSLQFYNDLDHISLNRQIRRELLQAFQTYIALHVADFGEMRSLGVLQEVLN from the coding sequence ATGATACATGCTACCAAAGGCATTGTGTTGCGTACCGTGAAATATGGCGATACAAGCGTCATTACCACGGTATATACCGAATTGTTTGGGGTGCAGAGTTATATTGTAAAAGGGGTGAGGCAAAGCAGTAAAACCTCAGCGGGCAAAGCAGTTTATTTTCAGCCGGCAGCCATACTGGAGATGGAAGTGTATCACAACGAACTCAAACAATTACAGTTTGTGAAAGAGTTCCAGTGGGCTTATCTCTACGAGAGATTATTGTTCGATGTGATGCGGAATGCAGTTGCCATGTACGTGATAGAACTGTTACAGCATAGCCTCAAACAACCGGAAGCCAACCCGGAATTGTTCTACCTGATAGAAGATACCCTTAAACAACTCGACAAAGGCTCAGATACACTCGTAGCCAATTTACCATTGTATTTCATTCTCCACCTGGGAAGTGAATTAGGTTTCCAGATGCAGGGCACTTATCATGCACAAACACCGGTGCTTGATTTACAGGAAGGAATTTTTATCCGGGAAAAACCTGCACACCCTTATTACATAGAAAGCCGGTTGGCCGAGGTAGCCGGTCAATTGTTATCGTTACAGTTTTACAATGATCTTGATCATATATCGTTGAACAGGCAAATAAGACGGGAACTCTTACAAGCTTTTCAAACCTATATTGCACTACATGTAGCTGATTTTGGTGAAATGAGGAGTCTGGGTGTTTTACAGGAAGTATTGAATTAG
- the pheS gene encoding phenylalanine--tRNA ligase subunit alpha — MEQLVQQIEAYKQEMAAYEAATAEAVEAFRIKYLGTKGLVKEVMGEMKNVPNEQKKAFGLVLNEFKQFAETRYETLKSLGAQEDHVHGNQIDWSLPGDPVAVGSRHPLSLVRNQIVSIFKRLGFAVAEGPEIEDDWHNFGAMNLPEDHPARDMQDTFYISRNPDWLLRTHTSSVQARVMEKQKPPIRVICPGRVYRNETVSARAHCFFHQVEGLYIDEHVSFADLKQTLYFFVQEMFGKNVKVRFRPSYFPFTEPSAEMDISCLICGGEGCNICKHTGWVEILGSGMVHPKVLENFGIDPNKYTGFAFGMGVERITQLKYQVNDLRLYSQNDLRFLKQFTGAI; from the coding sequence ATGGAACAGTTAGTGCAACAGATAGAGGCGTACAAGCAGGAAATGGCCGCTTATGAGGCTGCGACTGCCGAAGCGGTGGAGGCTTTTCGCATCAAATACCTGGGAACCAAGGGACTGGTAAAAGAAGTGATGGGGGAAATGAAGAATGTGCCGAATGAACAGAAAAAGGCATTCGGACTGGTATTGAACGAATTCAAGCAGTTTGCTGAAACACGTTACGAAACGCTGAAATCCCTGGGTGCGCAGGAAGACCATGTACACGGTAACCAGATCGACTGGTCATTACCCGGAGATCCTGTTGCCGTAGGTTCACGCCATCCGCTCAGCCTGGTGCGGAACCAGATCGTATCTATTTTTAAACGGTTGGGTTTTGCTGTGGCCGAAGGGCCTGAGATAGAAGACGACTGGCATAATTTCGGCGCGATGAACCTGCCGGAAGACCATCCGGCCAGGGATATGCAGGACACTTTTTACATCAGCCGCAATCCCGACTGGTTATTGCGTACCCATACCAGTAGTGTGCAGGCAAGGGTGATGGAAAAACAAAAACCGCCCATCCGGGTGATATGTCCGGGCAGGGTGTATCGTAATGAAACAGTCAGCGCCCGCGCCCATTGTTTCTTCCACCAGGTAGAAGGTTTGTATATCGATGAGCATGTAAGCTTTGCCGACCTCAAACAAACACTTTACTTTTTTGTGCAGGAAATGTTTGGAAAGAATGTGAAAGTGCGCTTCCGGCCAAGTTATTTTCCTTTTACCGAGCCCAGCGCCGAAATGGACATCAGCTGTCTGATCTGTGGTGGCGAAGGATGCAATATTTGCAAACATACCGGTTGGGTAGAGATATTGGGCAGCGGCATGGTGCATCCGAAAGTGCTCGAGAATTTTGGTATCGATCCGAATAAATACACCGGTTTTGCTTTTGGAATGGGTGTGGAAAGAATCACCCAGTTGAAATACCAGGTGAACGACCTGCGCCTTTACTCCCAGAACGACCTGCGCTTCCTGAAGCAGTTTACCGGGGCGATCTGA
- a CDS encoding DUF4290 domain-containing protein — MSTFASKNEYYMEYNTSRNYLGMKEYGRHVQKMVEYLLTIEDREKRQRQAQSVIELMGFLNPHLKNVDDFKHMLWDHLFFISDFSLDVDSPYPIPQRETYKQKPDPLPYPKRNPRYAHLGKNLEMVIDKALKQEDAEKKAGFAHAIAYYMKLAYSNWHKELVHDDAIRSELNNITGGELEFSNTPFIKHRNQNFERDDYSTGNRGRWQQNFGGRNNRNNRNNNNNNRSNNGNRNNNKNRQFKKRFN, encoded by the coding sequence ATGAGTACATTTGCTTCGAAGAACGAATACTACATGGAATATAATACCAGCAGGAATTACCTGGGCATGAAGGAATATGGTCGCCACGTGCAGAAGATGGTGGAATACCTGCTTACCATAGAAGACCGCGAAAAAAGACAGCGACAGGCACAGTCAGTGATTGAATTGATGGGATTTCTCAACCCGCACCTGAAAAACGTAGATGATTTCAAGCACATGTTGTGGGACCATCTGTTTTTCATCAGTGATTTCAGCCTGGATGTAGACAGTCCTTACCCCATCCCCCAAAGAGAGACTTACAAGCAAAAGCCCGATCCGCTTCCTTATCCGAAGCGTAATCCCAGATATGCCCACCTGGGTAAGAACCTGGAAATGGTCATCGATAAAGCGTTAAAACAGGAAGACGCTGAAAAGAAAGCAGGTTTTGCCCATGCCATTGCTTATTACATGAAACTGGCTTACAGCAACTGGCATAAAGAACTGGTGCACGACGATGCCATCCGCAGCGAGTTGAACAATATCACCGGCGGTGAGCTGGAATTCAGCAACACCCCTTTTATCAAACACCGCAACCAGAATTTCGAGCGTGATGATTATAGTACCGGAAACCGCGGCCGCTGGCAACAGAATTTTGGCGGCAGAAACAACCGCAACAACCGGAATAATAATAACAACAACCGCAGCAATAACGGAAACCGCAACAACAATAAGAACCGGCAGTTCAAGAAACGGTTTAATTAA
- the murA gene encoding UDP-N-acetylglucosamine 1-carboxyvinyltransferase, with protein sequence MSSFEVRGGRQLKGEIVPQGAKNEALQILSAVLLTAEPVTIANIPDILDVNLLIELLDEIGVKISRSNRHTCTFQADQIDADYLASDEFRKKGGRLRGSVMLAGPMLARFGKAYIPKPGGDKIGRRRLDTHIIGFEKLGARFEYDELHSCFKLSSPRLRGAYMLLDEPSVTGTANIIMAAVLAEGITTIYNAACEPYVQQLCQMLNRMGARICGIGSNLLTIEGVGKLGGTTHRMLPDMIEIGSFIGLAAMTQSEITIKNAGVEHLGVIPEKFQQLGIQFQIKGDDIYIPSQDVYEIQTFMDGGILTIYDHPWPGFTPDLLSIVLVVATQARGSVLIHQKMFESRLFFTDKLIDMGAQIILCDPHRATVIGLGRKQNLRGITMTSPDIRAGQALLIAALSAEGKSIIQNIEQIDRGYQYIDERLRSLGADIKRVANT encoded by the coding sequence ATGAGTTCCTTCGAAGTAAGGGGAGGCAGACAACTGAAAGGAGAAATTGTTCCGCAAGGGGCAAAAAACGAGGCATTACAAATCCTGTCAGCCGTGTTGCTGACCGCCGAACCCGTTACCATCGCCAATATACCCGATATACTGGATGTTAATCTGCTCATTGAACTGCTCGATGAGATCGGCGTTAAAATTTCCCGCAGCAACAGACATACCTGTACCTTCCAGGCCGACCAGATAGACGCAGATTACCTGGCTTCCGATGAGTTCAGGAAAAAAGGCGGCCGCCTTCGCGGAAGCGTAATGCTCGCGGGGCCTATGCTGGCCAGGTTCGGAAAAGCCTATATACCCAAGCCGGGCGGCGATAAGATCGGGCGCAGAAGGCTGGATACGCATATCATCGGTTTTGAAAAACTGGGCGCGCGATTTGAATACGATGAGTTACACAGTTGCTTCAAATTGAGCTCGCCGCGTTTACGTGGTGCATATATGTTGTTGGATGAACCTTCTGTTACCGGCACTGCCAACATTATCATGGCAGCCGTATTGGCTGAAGGCATCACTACTATTTATAATGCTGCCTGTGAACCTTATGTGCAGCAACTGTGTCAAATGCTGAATCGCATGGGTGCGCGCATCTGCGGTATCGGCAGTAATCTCCTCACCATCGAAGGAGTAGGCAAGCTCGGTGGCACTACGCACCGCATGTTGCCCGATATGATCGAAATAGGCAGCTTTATTGGGCTGGCGGCCATGACGCAAAGCGAGATCACCATCAAGAACGCAGGCGTGGAACACCTTGGCGTTATTCCCGAAAAATTCCAGCAACTGGGTATTCAGTTCCAAATAAAGGGCGATGATATTTATATCCCTTCGCAAGACGTTTACGAGATACAGACATTCATGGATGGAGGCATTCTCACGATATACGACCATCCCTGGCCCGGATTTACGCCCGACCTGTTAAGTATCGTATTGGTAGTAGCTACACAGGCAAGAGGCAGTGTACTCATTCATCAGAAAATGTTCGAAAGCCGTTTGTTCTTTACCGATAAACTAATCGATATGGGCGCGCAGATCATTCTCTGCGATCCGCATCGCGCTACCGTAATTGGCCTTGGCAGGAAACAGAACCTGCGGGGTATTACCATGACCAGTCCCGATATCCGCGCAGGACAGGCCCTCCTCATTGCCGCATTGAGCGCCGAGGGCAAAAGCATCATCCAGAACATTGAACAAATCGACCGCGGGTACCAATATATCGATGAAAGGCTCAGGAGCCTTGGAGCCGATATAAAGAGGGTTGCTAATACTTAG